One region of Aurantimonas sp. HBX-1 genomic DNA includes:
- a CDS encoding ABC transporter transmembrane domain-containing protein: MATGDQLDESIFGYVWRHTKRQQLWLFFVLALSLPLYYLTLDLPKRIVNGPIQGEWAAGETQPVFRWTPTLPDFLGGGTLNLFPGLELDRFGTLVALSLTFLFFVVVNGLFKFYLSNYKGQLGERLLRRLRYDLVDRVLRFPTGRFKQVRGPEIASMVKDETEPVGGFGGSAFADPALLLSQAATALLFIFLQNVWLGGVAGAVVLIQLIIIPRMRRRLVVLARARQLTARLLSGRIGEIVDSIPSIRVNDTSSWERAEIGGRLGRILQIRTDFFRWKFMVNFINNLLAQTTPFIFYLVGGYFVIVGRLDIGQLVAVIAAYKDLPAPLKELIAWDQFRVDVQSKYAQITEQFTMPDLIDPERQKLSQESPPHIEEGIAVVSLRIADEGGNDLLEPTSLRLAPGEAVAAVGPVSGGGEYLADALVRLVEPAGGRISIDGRSLDHLPDSFVGRRIGYSSSGLYLAQMSVRDALLYGLRHAPMTRAGRTDGAETERLAEAWRSGDASAIPPDDWIDYAAAGVEGQGQLSARLAEILDIVDLRIDIARFGLRNRLPADLPEAIAPRVLAARDRFRERLAEGGDEDYFETFDPERYSDYATLVENLVFGIPLPEALMGNSLAERPQMREVLRQTGLDAMLFEMGRQIAETLIEIFGDLSPDNPLMDSVDLMSPDEVDDYRTALRRTAGEGPHPGKYRRAFQELAFGYVEPRHRLGLLDDRIKAAVLAARARFREKLEPDLAQAVSVHSPTALNPAASFQDNVLFGRVVDRYAEAAARINEVLVATLYDTGLAEVVFEIGLDFDVGSGAKRLSGVQQQKLALARALLKRPDLLVLNRPLSALDGDSQQATIARVLASREALGVPRQTVFWVLSHADHARFFDRTLEFRDGRMTMIDERAAQPVDEPA, translated from the coding sequence ATGGCGACGGGCGACCAGCTCGACGAGAGCATCTTCGGCTATGTCTGGCGCCATACCAAGCGCCAGCAGCTCTGGCTGTTCTTCGTCCTGGCGCTGTCGCTGCCGCTCTACTACCTGACGCTCGACCTGCCGAAGCGGATCGTCAACGGTCCGATCCAGGGCGAGTGGGCCGCCGGCGAGACGCAGCCGGTGTTCCGCTGGACCCCGACCCTGCCGGATTTCCTCGGCGGCGGCACGCTGAACCTGTTCCCGGGGCTCGAGCTCGACCGCTTCGGCACGCTGGTGGCGCTCAGCCTGACCTTCCTGTTCTTCGTCGTCGTCAACGGGCTCTTCAAGTTCTACCTCTCGAACTACAAGGGCCAGCTCGGGGAACGGCTGCTGCGGCGGCTGCGCTACGATCTGGTCGATCGCGTGCTGCGCTTCCCGACCGGGCGCTTCAAGCAGGTGCGCGGGCCCGAGATCGCGTCGATGGTCAAGGACGAGACCGAGCCGGTCGGCGGCTTCGGCGGCAGCGCCTTCGCCGATCCGGCGCTGCTGCTCAGCCAGGCGGCCACGGCGCTGCTGTTCATCTTCCTGCAGAATGTCTGGCTCGGCGGCGTCGCCGGCGCGGTGGTGCTCATCCAGCTGATCATCATCCCGCGCATGCGCCGGCGCCTCGTCGTGCTGGCGCGGGCCCGGCAGCTGACCGCCCGGCTGCTGTCCGGCCGGATCGGCGAGATCGTCGACAGCATCCCCTCGATCCGGGTGAACGACACGTCGAGCTGGGAACGGGCGGAGATCGGCGGCCGGCTCGGCCGCATCCTGCAGATCCGCACCGACTTCTTCCGCTGGAAGTTCATGGTGAACTTCATCAACAACCTGCTGGCCCAGACGACGCCCTTCATCTTCTATCTCGTCGGCGGCTACTTCGTCATCGTCGGGCGGCTGGACATCGGGCAGCTCGTCGCCGTCATCGCCGCCTACAAGGACCTTCCCGCGCCGCTCAAGGAACTCATCGCCTGGGACCAGTTCCGCGTCGACGTGCAGTCGAAATACGCCCAGATCACCGAGCAGTTCACCATGCCGGACCTGATCGACCCGGAACGGCAGAAACTGTCCCAGGAAAGCCCGCCGCACATCGAGGAGGGGATCGCCGTCGTCAGTCTGCGGATCGCCGACGAGGGGGGCAACGACCTCCTGGAGCCGACCAGCCTGCGGCTGGCGCCCGGCGAGGCGGTGGCGGCGGTCGGTCCGGTCAGCGGCGGCGGCGAGTACCTGGCCGACGCGTTGGTGCGGCTCGTCGAGCCTGCCGGCGGGCGGATCAGCATCGATGGCCGCTCGCTCGACCATCTGCCCGATTCCTTCGTCGGACGGCGCATCGGCTACAGCAGCTCGGGGCTCTATCTGGCGCAGATGTCGGTCCGCGACGCGCTCCTCTACGGGCTGCGCCATGCGCCGATGACCCGCGCCGGGCGAACCGACGGGGCGGAGACTGAGCGGCTTGCCGAAGCCTGGCGCTCGGGCGACGCCAGCGCCATCCCTCCCGACGACTGGATCGATTACGCGGCGGCGGGCGTCGAGGGGCAAGGGCAATTGTCCGCCAGGCTGGCGGAGATCCTCGATATCGTCGACCTGCGGATCGACATCGCCCGCTTCGGCCTGCGCAACCGGCTGCCGGCGGACCTTCCGGAGGCCATCGCGCCGCGGGTGCTCGCCGCCCGCGACCGGTTCCGCGAGCGGCTCGCGGAAGGCGGCGACGAGGATTATTTCGAGACCTTCGATCCCGAGCGCTATTCCGACTACGCCACGCTGGTGGAGAACCTGGTGTTCGGCATCCCGCTGCCCGAGGCGCTGATGGGCAACTCGCTGGCCGAACGCCCGCAGATGCGCGAGGTGCTCAGGCAGACCGGGCTCGATGCGATGCTGTTCGAGATGGGACGGCAGATCGCCGAGACCCTGATCGAGATCTTCGGCGATCTGTCGCCTGACAATCCGCTGATGGACAGCGTCGACCTGATGTCGCCGGACGAGGTCGACGATTACCGCACGGCGCTGCGCCGCACCGCCGGCGAAGGGCCGCATCCGGGCAAGTATCGCCGCGCCTTCCAAGAACTCGCCTTCGGCTATGTCGAGCCCAGGCACCGGCTCGGCCTGCTCGACGACCGGATCAAGGCGGCGGTGCTGGCGGCCCGTGCCCGCTTCCGCGAAAAGCTCGAGCCGGACCTTGCCCAGGCCGTGTCGGTGCATTCGCCGACCGCGCTCAACCCGGCCGCCAGCTTCCAGGACAACGTGCTGTTCGGGCGCGTCGTGGACCGCTACGCGGAGGCCGCCGCGCGGATCAACGAGGTGCTGGTCGCCACGCTCTACGACACCGGCCTTGCCGAGGTGGTGTTCGAGATCGGCCTCGACTTCGACGTCGGCAGCGGTGCCAAGCGGCTGTCGGGCGTGCAGCAGCAGAAGCTCGCCCTGGCGCGGGCTTTGCTGAAGCGGCCGGACCTGCTCGTCCTCAACCGGCCGCTCTCTGCCCTTGACGGGGACAGCCAGCAGGCGACAATTGCACGCGTCCTTGCCTCGCGAGAGGCGCTTGGCGTCCCGCGGCAGACGGTTTTCTGGGTCCTGAGCCATGCAGATCACGCGCGTTTCTTCGATCGGACCCTGGAATTTCGAGATGGCCGGATGACCATGATCGACGAGCGCGCCGCACAGCCGGTCGACGAACCGGCGTGA
- a CDS encoding glycosyltransferase: MIEPEAQVLDDRAHPLRGRIATLVKGYPRLSETFIAQEIAGLEARGIEQLIVSLRQPAEGQLHPVHRRIRAEILYLPEYLKDDPERVRAGRAFAEAQPGYAEARAIFEADLARDRTANRYRRFGQACVLARELPDDVRWIHTHYLHTPASVARYAAAIRGVGWSFSAHAKDIWTSPDWELRDKLASAAFGVTCTRVNLDHLRGLAAEPERVELVYHGLDLSEVRPPSSHERKGPFRIVTIGRTVEKKGFADLVRALGRLKDRDWHLDHVGGGPLTGKLQAQAARAGIGERITWHGSRERQYVFRLLAQADLFVLPSRIARSGDRDGMPNVLMEAQAHRLPVVSTRISAIPELVEDGVTGLLVESRDPAALAAAIARLMDEPELAAALAAAGEARVRAAFSPEPGIDHVASLLRAAASFQAA; the protein is encoded by the coding sequence TTGATCGAACCGGAGGCCCAGGTATTGGATGATCGGGCGCATCCCCTCAGAGGGCGCATCGCCACCCTCGTAAAAGGCTATCCGCGCCTGTCCGAGACCTTCATCGCCCAAGAGATCGCCGGGCTCGAGGCGCGCGGCATCGAGCAGCTGATCGTGTCGCTGCGGCAGCCGGCGGAGGGACAGCTGCATCCGGTGCATCGCCGGATCCGCGCCGAAATCCTCTATCTGCCGGAATATCTGAAGGACGATCCGGAGCGCGTGCGCGCCGGCCGCGCATTCGCCGAGGCCCAGCCGGGCTACGCTGAGGCGCGCGCCATCTTCGAGGCCGATCTCGCCCGCGACAGGACGGCCAACCGCTATCGCCGCTTCGGCCAGGCCTGCGTCCTCGCCCGCGAACTGCCGGACGACGTGCGCTGGATCCACACCCACTATCTCCACACCCCGGCGTCCGTCGCCCGCTACGCGGCGGCGATCCGCGGCGTCGGCTGGTCGTTCTCCGCCCATGCCAAGGACATCTGGACCAGCCCCGACTGGGAGCTGCGCGACAAGCTCGCCTCGGCCGCCTTCGGCGTCACCTGCACCAGGGTCAATCTCGACCACCTGCGCGGCCTTGCGGCGGAGCCCGAACGCGTCGAGCTGGTCTATCACGGCCTCGACCTCTCCGAGGTGCGGCCGCCGTCGTCTCACGAAAGGAAGGGGCCGTTCCGCATCGTGACGATCGGGCGCACCGTCGAAAAGAAGGGCTTCGCCGACCTGGTGCGGGCGCTCGGCCGGCTGAAGGACCGCGACTGGCATCTCGACCATGTCGGCGGCGGCCCGCTGACCGGCAAGCTGCAGGCGCAGGCGGCGCGCGCCGGGATCGGCGAGCGCATCACCTGGCACGGCTCGCGCGAGCGGCAATACGTCTTCAGGCTCCTCGCCCAGGCCGATCTCTTCGTCTTGCCCTCGCGCATCGCCCGGTCCGGCGACCGCGACGGCATGCCGAACGTCCTGATGGAGGCGCAGGCGCACCGCCTGCCGGTGGTCTCCACCCGCATCTCGGCGATCCCCGAGCTCGTCGAGGACGGCGTCACCGGCCTCCTGGTGGAATCGCGCGACCCGGCGGCGCTGGCCGCGGCGATCGCGCGGCTGATGGACGAGCCGGAACTCGCCGCCGCGCTCGCCGCCGCCGGCGAGGCGAGGGTGCGCGCCGCCTTCTCGCCGGAGCCGGGCATCGACCACGTCGCGTCCCTGCTGCGTGCCGCCGCTTCCTTTCAGGCCGCGTGA
- a CDS encoding ABC transporter permease: MSSLPHFVSQERFDPEATVAEGSIVSGAYARASQARLIWWRFLRHRVAVVSLAFLVVSYVSIVFIEFLAPYELQSRHTDHIFAPPQSVHLFHDGRFVGPFVYPLRYELDLDTLRRVYTPDTARPMPLRFLCEGEAYRFWGLVEARTHLVCPPEGGTLFLLGTDRLGRDMWSRILYGARISLTVGLVGVTLSFLLGITIGGAAGYFGGWVDSVVQRVTEILRSIPELPLWLALSAALPVTWSPLLVYFGITLILALLDWPGLARAVRSKLFALREEDFVVAAEMLGARPRRIIFRHLLPNFMSHLIASASLSIPTMILAETALSFLGLGLRPPITSWGVLLSEAQNIEAVALYPWLLLPMLPVVLTVLAFSFVGDGLRDAVDPHH, encoded by the coding sequence ATGAGCAGCCTGCCGCATTTCGTCTCGCAGGAGCGCTTCGACCCGGAGGCGACCGTCGCCGAGGGCTCGATTGTCTCCGGCGCCTATGCCCGCGCCTCGCAGGCCCGGCTGATCTGGTGGCGCTTCCTGCGCCACCGCGTGGCCGTCGTGTCGCTGGCCTTCCTGGTCGTCAGCTATGTGTCGATCGTGTTCATCGAGTTCCTGGCGCCCTACGAGCTGCAGTCGCGCCATACCGACCACATCTTCGCCCCGCCGCAATCGGTGCATCTGTTCCACGACGGCCGCTTCGTCGGGCCGTTCGTCTACCCGCTGCGCTACGAGCTCGACCTCGACACGCTGCGCCGCGTCTACACGCCCGACACCGCCCGGCCGATGCCGCTGCGCTTCCTCTGCGAGGGCGAGGCGTACCGCTTCTGGGGCCTGGTCGAGGCCCGCACCCACCTCGTCTGCCCGCCCGAGGGCGGCACGCTGTTCCTGCTCGGCACCGACCGGCTCGGGCGGGACATGTGGTCGCGCATCCTCTATGGCGCGCGCATCTCGCTTACCGTCGGCCTGGTCGGCGTGACGCTCAGCTTCCTGCTCGGCATTACCATCGGCGGGGCGGCGGGCTATTTCGGCGGCTGGGTGGATTCGGTCGTGCAGCGGGTCACCGAGATCCTGCGCTCGATTCCGGAACTGCCGCTCTGGCTGGCGCTGTCGGCGGCGCTGCCGGTCACCTGGAGCCCGCTGCTGGTGTATTTCGGGATCACGCTGATCCTGGCGCTGCTCGACTGGCCGGGCCTTGCCCGCGCCGTGCGCTCCAAACTGTTCGCGCTGCGCGAGGAGGATTTCGTGGTGGCCGCCGAGATGCTCGGGGCGCGGCCGCGGCGGATCATCTTCCGGCACCTGCTGCCGAACTTCATGAGCCACCTCATCGCCTCGGCGTCGCTGTCGATCCCGACGATGATCCTCGCCGAGACGGCGCTGTCGTTCCTCGGCCTCGGTCTTCGGCCGCCGATCACCAGCTGGGGCGTGCTTCTGTCGGAGGCGCAGAACATCGAGGCGGTGGCGCTGTATCCCTGGCTATTGCTGCCGATGCTGCCGGTGGTGCTGACCGTACTTGCCTTCAGCTTCGTCGGCGACGGGCTGCGCGACGCGGTCGACCCGCACCACTGA
- a CDS encoding ABC transporter substrate-binding protein, whose product MREGTGARSSRRPGSRPVAVALSLCLALAAPAGAGPVETSGLAAAVAAGSLPPVAERLPSLPRVMPIQSACPADQLGGTLRMLGGSAKDTRTLPVFGYARLVGYDTDYNIVPDIAAAVDVTEGRVFEFHLRPGMRWSDGAPFTSEDFRYFWEDMAKNPAIAKFGVPVELLVDGEEPQVSFPGPYEVRYEWSRPNPNFLASLAAATPLEIFRPAHYLKQFHERYQDPETLEETVEKEGQRNWVALHFNKDRGQRNDNPDLPTVQPWKLATEPPAERLIFERNPYFHRVDQEGRQLPYIDQVSLTIANPDLIPAKVANGEADLQAAYLAFPNYPFLKRGEARSDYTVRRWRSGRGSHIALFPNLNATDPVWRGLLQTADFRRALSLAINRDDIDKAIFYGLAEPAANTILPGSRLFDPALRTRWADYKPDAANALLDGLGLERGANGLRRLPDGREMRIVVETAGESSEQSDVLELVREDWRKIGIDLLTREAQREIFRNRVKAGSTLMSVWSGLDNGLPTPATDPRELAPATAEQLQWPGYGMWVETGGTGGEAPGDIAALAGVRELIALRQAWEETLDEAERTAIWKKMLAINADEVFTIGVVTEVDQVVVVSNRLNNVPARGVYNYDPGAYFGIYNPDGFYFDCAAVAVAGNPS is encoded by the coding sequence ATGCGGGAAGGGACAGGGGCGAGATCGTCGCGGCGGCCGGGCAGCCGACCCGTCGCCGTTGCCTTGTCGCTCTGCCTCGCCCTCGCCGCGCCTGCCGGCGCCGGTCCCGTGGAGACGTCGGGGCTTGCCGCGGCGGTCGCGGCGGGCAGCCTGCCGCCGGTCGCCGAGCGCCTGCCGTCGCTGCCGCGGGTCATGCCGATCCAGAGCGCCTGCCCGGCCGACCAGCTCGGCGGCACCCTGCGCATGCTGGGCGGCAGCGCCAAGGACACCCGAACCCTGCCGGTGTTCGGCTATGCCCGCCTGGTCGGCTACGACACCGACTACAACATCGTCCCGGACATCGCCGCGGCCGTCGACGTCACCGAGGGGCGCGTCTTCGAGTTCCACCTGCGCCCCGGCATGCGCTGGTCCGACGGGGCGCCGTTCACCTCGGAGGATTTCCGCTATTTCTGGGAGGACATGGCGAAGAACCCGGCGATCGCCAAATTCGGCGTGCCGGTCGAGCTCCTCGTCGATGGCGAGGAACCCCAGGTCAGCTTCCCCGGCCCCTACGAGGTCCGCTACGAATGGAGCCGGCCGAACCCGAATTTCCTCGCCTCGCTGGCGGCGGCGACGCCGCTCGAGATCTTCCGGCCCGCCCACTACCTCAAGCAGTTCCACGAGCGCTACCAGGACCCGGAAACCCTCGAGGAGACGGTCGAGAAGGAGGGCCAGCGCAACTGGGTGGCACTGCATTTCAACAAGGACCGCGGCCAGCGCAACGACAATCCCGACCTGCCAACCGTGCAGCCCTGGAAGCTCGCCACCGAGCCGCCGGCGGAGCGGCTGATCTTCGAGCGCAACCCCTATTTCCACCGCGTCGACCAGGAGGGCCGGCAGCTCCCCTATATCGACCAGGTGTCGCTGACCATCGCCAACCCGGACCTGATCCCCGCCAAGGTGGCGAACGGCGAGGCGGACCTGCAGGCCGCCTACCTCGCCTTCCCCAACTACCCGTTCCTGAAGCGCGGCGAGGCCCGCAGCGACTACACGGTGCGCCGCTGGCGCTCCGGCCGCGGCTCGCACATCGCGCTCTTCCCGAATCTCAATGCCACGGATCCGGTCTGGCGCGGCCTCCTGCAAACCGCCGACTTCCGGCGAGCGCTATCGCTGGCGATCAATCGCGACGACATCGACAAGGCGATCTTCTACGGGCTGGCCGAGCCGGCCGCCAACACCATCCTGCCCGGATCCAGGCTGTTCGATCCGGCGCTGCGCACGCGCTGGGCCGATTATAAGCCGGACGCCGCCAACGCGCTGCTCGACGGCCTCGGGCTCGAGCGCGGCGCGAACGGCCTGCGGCGCCTGCCGGACGGACGCGAGATGCGGATCGTCGTGGAGACGGCAGGTGAAAGCAGCGAGCAGAGCGACGTGCTGGAACTCGTCCGCGAGGACTGGCGCAAGATCGGCATCGACCTTCTGACCCGCGAGGCGCAGCGCGAGATCTTCCGCAACCGCGTCAAGGCGGGCTCCACCCTGATGTCGGTGTGGAGCGGGCTCGACAACGGCCTGCCCACCCCCGCCACCGATCCGCGCGAACTGGCGCCGGCGACCGCCGAGCAGCTGCAATGGCCGGGCTACGGCATGTGGGTGGAAACCGGCGGCACCGGCGGCGAAGCGCCCGGCGACATCGCGGCCCTCGCCGGCGTCCGGGAGCTCATCGCGCTGCGCCAGGCATGGGAGGAGACGCTCGACGAGGCCGAGCGCACGGCGATCTGGAAGAAGATGCTGGCGATCAATGCCGACGAGGTCTTCACCATCGGCGTTGTCACCGAGGTCGACCAGGTCGTGGTCGTCTCCAACCGGCTGAACAACGTGCCGGCGCGCGGCGTCTACAATTACGACCCGGGGGCCTATTTCGGCATCTACAATCCCGACGGCTTCTATTTCGACTGCGCGGCCGTGGCAGTGGCGGGCAACCCCTCGTGA
- a CDS encoding adenylate/guanylate cyclase domain-containing protein: MSLTRQVDDWLLKEALGRPRLEDIFEQLCLRLNGIGIPIARARLNWPTLHPLFRAEMISWHRNDPSAVLDHFHHQDSNTDAWQRSPLRYMLEANLPVLRRRLVGPGRTLDFPLFEELAAEGYTDYLALRTEFSEPGMFMEGRPGGIIVIWASDRASGFTEEDLRVLQEIQQSFALACKSIIQSQITSNIVETYLGRKAGRSVLNGNIRLGDGATTRALVWYSDLRNSTRLTGKLPSEAFLQLLNDYFECAARPAIRAGGEVLAFIGDAVLVIYPIDGQTDPEALTARVLDAVGESFRMRDEANDVRRAAGKDLIEFGIGLNIGDVVFGNIGVPERLAFTVIGSTVTEVERIEKLTKTLDTNVLASANVAALVPGRWCSMGEHMLNGVERPMELFTLCPEMQAALGLAAAAE, from the coding sequence ATGAGCCTGACCCGGCAGGTGGACGACTGGCTGCTGAAGGAAGCCCTCGGCAGGCCGCGGCTGGAAGACATTTTCGAGCAGCTGTGCCTGCGCCTCAACGGGATCGGCATCCCGATCGCGCGGGCGCGGCTGAACTGGCCGACGCTGCACCCGCTGTTCCGCGCCGAGATGATCAGCTGGCACCGCAACGATCCCTCGGCGGTGCTCGATCACTTCCACCACCAGGACTCCAACACCGACGCCTGGCAGCGCAGCCCGCTGCGCTACATGCTGGAGGCCAACCTGCCGGTGCTCCGGCGCCGGCTGGTCGGGCCGGGCCGCACCCTCGACTTTCCCCTGTTCGAGGAACTCGCCGCGGAAGGCTACACCGACTATCTGGCGCTGAGGACCGAGTTCTCCGAGCCGGGCATGTTCATGGAGGGGCGGCCGGGCGGCATCATCGTGATCTGGGCCAGCGACCGCGCGTCCGGCTTCACCGAGGAGGATCTGCGGGTCCTGCAGGAGATCCAGCAGTCCTTCGCGCTGGCCTGCAAGTCGATCATCCAGTCGCAGATCACCAGCAACATCGTCGAGACCTATCTGGGCCGGAAGGCCGGGCGCAGTGTCCTCAACGGCAACATCCGCCTCGGGGACGGCGCCACCACGCGGGCGCTGGTCTGGTATTCCGACCTGCGCAACTCGACCCGCCTGACCGGCAAGCTGCCCAGCGAAGCCTTCCTGCAGCTTCTCAACGACTATTTCGAATGCGCCGCCCGGCCGGCGATCCGTGCCGGCGGCGAGGTGCTCGCCTTCATCGGCGACGCCGTGCTGGTGATCTATCCGATCGACGGGCAGACCGACCCGGAGGCGCTGACCGCCCGGGTGCTGGACGCCGTCGGCGAGTCCTTCAGGATGCGCGACGAGGCCAACGATGTCCGCCGGGCCGCCGGGAAGGACCTCATCGAGTTCGGCATCGGCCTCAATATCGGCGACGTGGTGTTCGGCAATATCGGCGTGCCCGAGCGCCTCGCCTTCACCGTCATCGGCTCCACCGTGACCGAGGTGGAGCGGATCGAGAAGCTGACCAAGACGCTCGACACCAACGTGCTGGCCAGCGCCAATGTCGCCGCCCTGGTGCCGGGCCGCTGGTGCTCGATGGGCGAGCACATGCTGAACGGCGTCGAGCGGCCGATGGAACTCTTCACCCTCTGCCCGGAGATGCAGGCCGCACTCGGCCTTGCCGCGGCGGCCGAATAG
- a CDS encoding ABC transporter permease produces MIRYLGGRLVTMAWTLVAISIIVFVIIQLPPGDYLTSYIAELQAQGETVSSDKIAFLREEYGLDRPLWAQYLVWAGGLLQGDLGYSFEYNQPVADIVGERMPMTILLNAATIVFVYLVSFPIGIYSATHQYSWADHGLSFLGFLGLATPNFLLALILLYLANVWFGTSIGGLMAPEFIDEPWSLAKIGSVLSHLWVPVLVIGTAGTAGMIRRLRANLLDELNRQYVVTARAKGVPERRLLLKYPLRMALNPFVADLGTLLPQIVSGSVIISAVMSLPTTGPMLLASLRSQDMYLAGSFLMFLAVLTVVGMFVSDVLLALLDPRIRLGKSTPR; encoded by the coding sequence GTGATCCGGTATCTCGGCGGGCGTCTCGTCACCATGGCCTGGACGCTGGTCGCCATCAGCATCATCGTCTTCGTCATCATCCAGCTGCCGCCGGGCGACTACCTGACCAGCTACATCGCCGAGCTGCAGGCCCAGGGCGAAACCGTCAGCAGCGACAAGATCGCCTTCCTGCGAGAGGAATACGGCCTCGACCGGCCGCTCTGGGCGCAGTATCTCGTCTGGGCCGGCGGCCTGCTCCAGGGCGATCTCGGCTACTCGTTCGAATACAACCAGCCGGTCGCCGACATCGTCGGCGAGCGCATGCCGATGACGATCCTGCTGAATGCGGCGACCATCGTCTTCGTCTATCTCGTGTCGTTCCCGATCGGCATCTATTCGGCGACGCACCAGTACAGCTGGGCAGACCATGGCCTCAGCTTCCTCGGCTTCCTCGGGCTGGCGACACCGAACTTCCTGCTGGCGCTGATCCTGCTCTATCTCGCCAATGTCTGGTTCGGCACCTCGATCGGCGGCCTGATGGCGCCGGAATTCATCGACGAGCCGTGGTCGCTGGCCAAGATCGGCTCGGTCCTGTCGCATCTCTGGGTGCCGGTGCTGGTCATCGGCACGGCCGGCACCGCCGGCATGATACGGCGGCTGCGGGCCAACCTCCTCGACGAGCTGAACCGCCAGTATGTCGTCACCGCCCGGGCCAAGGGCGTGCCCGAGCGCCGGCTGCTGCTGAAATATCCGCTGCGCATGGCCCTCAACCCGTTCGTCGCCGATCTCGGCACGCTGCTGCCGCAGATCGTCTCCGGGTCGGTGATCATCTCGGCGGTGATGTCGCTGCCCACCACCGGACCGATGCTGCTGGCCTCGCTGCGCAGCCAGGACATGTATCTCGCCGGCTCGTTCCTGATGTTCCTCGCCGTGCTGACCGTCGTCGGCATGTTCGTCTCCGACGTGCTGCTCGCCTTGCTCGATCCGCGCATCCGGCTGGGCAAGAGCACGCCGCGATGA
- a CDS encoding MBL fold metallo-hydrolase, which produces MTRFELTIWGARGSIPAPAAANTRFGSDTSCVELRCGDQVIVLDAGTGIVGCGRKLYNEGVRDLDVLLTHCHFDHIIGLPFFMPLYHPGTAVRIHAGHFEDNTTCRNMVERFMCPPYFPVTPKQFAAQIGYCDFRPPDVLDLSPQVRIRTVRLNHPNGAVGYRVEYGGRAVCYITDTEHRPGGRDEAICDLIAGADIMIYDSMYTDDEYPKYRGFGHSTWEEGVRLCRAAGVPRLVAFHHDISRTDTWLADLVGRAQAVFPGALVAQTGLTLDIAERVRIVETS; this is translated from the coding sequence TTGACCCGGTTCGAGCTGACGATCTGGGGCGCCCGCGGCAGCATCCCGGCGCCCGCCGCCGCCAATACCCGCTTCGGCAGCGACACGAGCTGCGTCGAACTGCGCTGCGGTGACCAGGTCATCGTGCTCGACGCCGGCACCGGCATCGTCGGCTGCGGCCGCAAGCTCTACAACGAGGGGGTGCGCGATCTCGATGTGCTGCTCACCCACTGCCATTTCGACCACATCATCGGCCTGCCGTTCTTCATGCCGCTCTATCACCCCGGCACGGCGGTGCGGATTCATGCCGGGCATTTCGAGGACAACACCACCTGCCGCAACATGGTCGAGCGCTTCATGTGCCCGCCCTACTTCCCGGTCACGCCGAAGCAGTTCGCCGCGCAGATCGGCTATTGCGACTTCCGGCCGCCGGACGTGCTCGATCTTTCCCCGCAGGTGCGCATCCGCACCGTGCGGCTGAACCACCCGAACGGCGCGGTCGGCTACCGGGTCGAATATGGCGGCCGGGCGGTCTGCTACATCACCGATACCGAGCACCGGCCGGGCGGCCGCGATGAGGCGATCTGCGACTTGATCGCCGGCGCCGACATCATGATCTACGACAGCATGTACACCGACGACGAATACCCCAAGTATCGCGGCTTCGGGCACTCGACCTGGGAAGAGGGCGTGCGGCTCTGCCGCGCCGCGGGGGTTCCCCGGCTCGTCGCCTTCCACCACGACATCTCGCGGACCGATACCTGGCTCGCCGATCTCGTGGGACGCGCGCAGGCAGTGTTTCCGGGCGCCCTGGTGGCGCAGACGGGCCTGACGCTCGACATCGCGGAACGGGTGAGGATCGTGGAGACGAGCTAG
- a CDS encoding cyclic nucleotide-binding domain-containing protein, producing the protein MTLLKSEIDLLRSVPIFAGIEPARLKLIAFTSDSIAYRAGQVICRQGQPGDAAYVLVDGEADVSVATEAGDFLVATLGPGDVVGEISILCDTPRTATVTARTGLTALRVRKESFLQLLKQFPEIAAEVMRGLADRLTHTNEELVRARNLAAARGGEA; encoded by the coding sequence TTGACGCTTCTGAAGTCGGAAATCGATCTCTTGCGGTCCGTGCCGATCTTTGCCGGCATCGAGCCGGCGCGGCTCAAGCTGATCGCCTTCACCTCTGACTCGATCGCCTATCGCGCCGGGCAGGTGATCTGCCGGCAGGGGCAGCCGGGCGACGCGGCCTATGTGCTGGTCGACGGCGAGGCGGACGTGTCGGTGGCCACAGAGGCTGGGGACTTTCTGGTGGCGACGCTCGGGCCGGGCGACGTCGTCGGCGAGATCTCGATCCTCTGCGACACGCCGCGGACCGCCACGGTCACCGCCCGCACCGGCCTGACCGCCCTGCGGGTGCGCAAGGAATCCTTCCTGCAGCTGCTGAAGCAGTTCCCCGAGATCGCCGCGGAGGTGATGCGCGGTCTCGCCGACCGCCTGACTCACACGAACGAGGAGCTCGTGCGGGCGCGCAATCTGGCGGCGGCGAGAGGCGGCGAGGCTTGA